A window from Halomicrobium urmianum encodes these proteins:
- a CDS encoding dockerin type I domain-containing protein has product MSDHLRPVLALALAVLLVTSPIAAAVPAGALATAGNDAKVGNDGGDVGSVGNDGPAVTPPDAVVGSQRPTDPDGDGLYEDVNGDGDVNVVDSQALLAHLDDPAVVDHAGTYDFTGDGRTGASDVQWLYVRAVGPDDEDADGDGLDNEREVALGTNAFSNDTDDDGISDWVETDGGRPVDTDADGVIDARDSDSDGDRVPDLREGTDDTDGDGRPDYRDVDDDGDGVPTRIKVRDGANFSHDVDFDGTPNWRDADADGGGAPDGEEGTGDADGDGMPNYLDNDRDNDGLPDGYERNVTGTDPADNDSDSPKTDYDEADNGVIDGMEDHDQDTLGTYREYTLGTDPFDDDTDGDGLTDGFESRYPEFDPLAEDTDSDGILDGAADPDGDGLDNAAEDANGTRFDVADTDGDGLTDGREVELGTDPTVRDSDGDGLPDAEELELGTDPLDEDTDDDGVLDGSETFETTADDEETGVSVALRGGGDVAGDVTVEPKPTYFGGTNASAGPTVRVINRTDFENATVAIPIDDGAPESVYDDLSVYKWNGSANDTWTPVETTVENGMARATVDSFSYFTVLDADEWVDATNLDLGEIVSLNESGNVTCTDACETRNGTTLVLGGEPTARKITVEQGDRTFDVVPLSNGQTIENFYDYGDAEINSPLPVAKSDTSRLFFWSGPDGLSLVLVHDKPRDGSGAAVSFDITDLPTGEGNWVVEDDPNDFHRDAARPTAPDWTWSSDNTDGGAFRGGLTNASITIDPKFNGAADRSPLTSGRLDGWEVLTGRATDPRNHSLATDEPITVHVPDDPSENESGNATAPGDSGSASLTYDLERGTDDISIVYQSEQTDVSPGASVTATGPNGTTVSQDLSIGTVGTVMETLNVSELDHGEVDVDVAADGVNLRTQLVARETFDADGDGIPDAVEEQHWTIPTASGGTFSTSPTNADSDDDGIPDGEEVEFKREVIDGELRTTLAVVRSDPTEVDSDDDGLTDPEENRGWDTHLAINVGQAEAFVEARKNGGDALGALFHQNMSADPLQADADGDGLTDPEER; this is encoded by the coding sequence GTGAGTGATCATCTCAGACCGGTGCTGGCGCTGGCACTAGCGGTACTACTCGTGACGAGTCCGATAGCGGCCGCCGTCCCCGCCGGCGCGCTGGCCACGGCGGGGAACGATGCGAAAGTGGGTAACGACGGCGGCGACGTCGGATCGGTCGGCAACGACGGGCCGGCCGTGACCCCGCCGGACGCTGTCGTCGGGTCACAGCGGCCGACCGATCCGGACGGCGACGGGCTGTACGAGGACGTCAACGGCGACGGCGACGTGAACGTCGTCGACAGCCAGGCGCTGCTGGCCCACCTCGACGACCCGGCGGTCGTCGACCACGCCGGGACGTACGACTTCACCGGCGACGGGCGGACGGGGGCCAGCGACGTGCAGTGGCTCTACGTCCGCGCGGTCGGGCCCGACGACGAGGACGCCGACGGCGACGGACTCGACAACGAGCGGGAGGTCGCCCTCGGGACGAACGCTTTCTCGAACGACACCGACGACGACGGCATCTCCGACTGGGTCGAGACGGACGGCGGCCGGCCCGTCGACACGGACGCAGACGGCGTGATCGACGCGCGCGACAGCGACAGCGACGGGGACCGCGTACCGGACCTGCGGGAGGGGACAGACGACACCGACGGCGACGGTCGGCCGGACTACCGCGACGTAGACGACGACGGCGACGGGGTGCCGACGCGGATCAAGGTCCGCGACGGGGCGAACTTCTCGCACGACGTCGACTTCGACGGGACGCCGAACTGGCGCGACGCGGACGCCGACGGCGGCGGCGCACCCGACGGCGAGGAGGGGACCGGCGACGCCGACGGCGACGGGATGCCGAACTACCTCGACAACGACCGCGACAACGACGGCCTCCCCGACGGCTACGAGCGCAACGTCACCGGGACGGATCCCGCCGACAACGACAGCGACTCGCCGAAGACGGACTACGACGAGGCCGACAACGGCGTCATCGACGGGATGGAGGACCACGACCAGGACACCCTGGGGACCTACCGGGAGTACACGCTCGGGACGGATCCGTTCGACGACGACACGGACGGCGACGGACTGACGGACGGCTTCGAGAGCCGCTATCCCGAGTTCGATCCGCTGGCCGAAGACACGGACAGTGACGGCATCCTCGACGGGGCGGCCGACCCGGACGGCGACGGCCTCGACAACGCCGCCGAGGACGCCAACGGGACGCGGTTCGACGTGGCCGACACGGACGGCGACGGGCTGACGGACGGCCGCGAGGTGGAACTCGGGACCGACCCGACCGTGCGCGACTCCGACGGCGACGGCCTGCCCGACGCGGAAGAGCTCGAGCTGGGCACCGATCCGCTCGACGAGGACACGGACGACGACGGCGTCCTCGACGGATCGGAGACGTTCGAGACGACGGCCGACGACGAGGAGACCGGCGTCTCCGTCGCGCTGCGGGGCGGCGGCGACGTCGCCGGCGACGTGACCGTCGAGCCGAAGCCGACCTACTTCGGGGGGACGAACGCAAGCGCCGGTCCCACGGTCAGGGTGATCAACCGGACCGACTTCGAGAACGCGACCGTCGCCATCCCGATCGACGACGGGGCCCCCGAGTCGGTATACGACGACCTCTCCGTCTACAAGTGGAACGGCTCGGCGAACGACACCTGGACGCCGGTGGAGACGACAGTCGAGAACGGGATGGCGCGGGCGACGGTCGATTCCTTCTCGTACTTCACGGTGCTCGACGCCGACGAGTGGGTCGACGCGACGAACCTCGACCTCGGTGAGATAGTCAGTCTCAACGAGTCCGGCAACGTCACGTGTACGGACGCCTGCGAGACGCGCAACGGCACCACGCTCGTGCTGGGCGGCGAGCCCACGGCGCGGAAGATCACCGTCGAGCAGGGCGACCGGACGTTCGACGTCGTCCCGCTGAGCAACGGCCAGACCATCGAGAACTTCTACGACTACGGCGACGCCGAGATCAACTCGCCGCTGCCGGTCGCCAAGAGCGACACGAGCAGGCTGTTCTTCTGGTCCGGTCCGGACGGTCTGAGCCTCGTGCTGGTCCACGACAAGCCCCGCGACGGCTCCGGAGCGGCGGTCTCGTTCGACATCACGGACCTGCCGACCGGCGAGGGGAACTGGGTCGTCGAGGACGATCCGAACGACTTCCACAGAGACGCTGCCAGACCGACCGCGCCCGACTGGACGTGGTCCAGCGACAACACCGACGGCGGGGCGTTCCGCGGCGGCCTGACCAACGCTTCGATCACTATCGATCCGAAGTTCAACGGGGCGGCAGATCGGAGTCCGCTGACGTCGGGGCGGCTCGACGGCTGGGAGGTCCTGACCGGCCGGGCGACCGATCCGCGGAACCACTCGCTGGCCACGGACGAGCCGATCACCGTCCACGTGCCCGACGACCCCAGCGAGAACGAGTCCGGGAATGCGACCGCGCCCGGCGACTCCGGGTCGGCCTCGCTGACCTACGACCTCGAGCGCGGGACGGACGACATCTCGATCGTCTACCAGTCCGAGCAGACGGACGTCTCGCCCGGCGCCAGCGTCACGGCGACCGGGCCCAACGGCACGACGGTCTCGCAGGACCTCTCTATCGGCACCGTCGGCACCGTCATGGAGACCCTGAACGTCTCCGAACTCGACCACGGCGAGGTCGACGTCGACGTCGCGGCCGACGGCGTCAACCTGCGGACGCAACTGGTCGCGCGGGAGACGTTCGACGCGGACGGGGACGGCATTCCCGACGCCGTCGAGGAGCAGCACTGGACGATCCCGACCGCGAGCGGCGGGACCTTCTCGACGTCGCCGACGAACGCCGACAGCGACGACGACGGCATCCCCGACGGCGAGGAGGTCGAGTTCAAACGCGAGGTCATCGACGGCGAACTCCGGACCACACTGGCCGTCGTGCGGTCGGATCCGACCGAGGTGGACAGCGACGACGACGGGCTGACCGACCCCGAGGAGAACCGCGGGTGGGACACCCACCTCGCGATCAACGTCGGCCAGGCCGAGGCGTTCGTCGAGGCGCGCAAGAACGGCGGCGACGCCCTCGGCGCGCTGTTCCACCAGAACATGAGCGCCGACCCGCTGCAGGCGGACGCAGACGGGGACGGGCTGACCGATCCGGAGGAACGGTGA